Proteins from one Triticum aestivum cultivar Chinese Spring chromosome 7A, IWGSC CS RefSeq v2.1, whole genome shotgun sequence genomic window:
- the LOC123151447 gene encoding RNA-binding protein 208 — MNGAGASQQQQQQQQRLRQQQQQQQQALLMQQALQQQQYQSGVLAAAAAAAMTQMEPVSNGNLPPGFDPSTCRSVYVGNVHPNVTESLLIEVFQGSGPVERCKLIRKEKSSFGFVDYYDRRSAALAIMTLHGRHIYGQAIKVNWAYASTQREDTSGHFHIFVGDLSSEVNDATLYACFSAYPSCSDARVMWDNKTGRSRGYGFVSFRNQQEAETAITEMTGKWLGSRQIRCNWATKTNAEEKQETDNHNAVVLTNGGSSNAAMEANQDTGSKENPENNPDFTTVYVGNLGHEVNRDELHRHFYNLGVGAIEEVRVQQEKGFGFIRYSTHGEAALAIQMANGLVVRGKPIKCSWGNKPTPPGTSSKPLPPPIASYQPVAMAGVPQGFTAAELLAYQRQLALSQAAAGQIAGQHGLAGQVSAGLLAAGSQALYDGYPNQTSAQQLMYYN; from the exons ATGAATGGCGCCGGCGCGagccagcagcaacagcagcagcagcagaggctccggcagcagcagcagcaacagcagcaggctCTCCTGATGCAGCAGGCGCTGCAGCAGCAGCAGTATCAGTCCGgtgtcctcgccgccgccgccgccgcggccatgaCTCAG ATGGAGCCTGTTTCAAATGGCAATCTCCCACCTGGGTTTGATCCATCCACATGTCGCAGTGT GTATGTAGGAAACGTACACCCTAATGTCACTGAGAGCCTTCTGATTGAAGTTTTCCAGGGCTCTGGTCCTGTGGAAAGATGCAAGCTCATCCGGAAAGAAAAG TCTTCCTTTGGGTTTGTTGACTACTATGATCGGAGGTCAGCAGCTCTTGCAATAATGACCCTTCATGGGCGTCACAT ATACGGTCAAGCAATCAAGGTGAACTGGGCGTATGCAAGTACACAAAGGGAGGATACATCTG GGCATTTCCATATTTTTGTTGGTGATTTAAGTTCTGAAGTGAATGATGCAACTCTTTATGCCTGTTTCTCAGCATATCCTTCTTGCTC TGATGCTCGAGTCATGTGGGATAATAAAACTGGACGCTCCAGAGGTTATGGCTTTGTCTCCTTCCGTAATCAGCAG GAAGCTGAAACTGCTATAACTGAAATGACTG GTAAATGGCTTGGCAGTAGACAAATAAGGTGCAACTGGGCAACAAAGACCAACGCAGAAGAGAAACAAGAAACGGACAATCATAATGCAGTTGTACTAACAAATGGTGGTTCCAGTAATGCAG CAATGGAGGCAAATCAGGATACAGGAAGCAAAGAAAATCCAGAGAACAACCCTGATTTCACAACGGTTTACGTTGGCAACCTTGGACATGAG GTTAATCGGGATGAGCTTCACCGCCATTTCTACAACTTAGGGGTCGGGGCTATTGAGGAGGTTCGTGTTCAACAGGAAAAAGGGTTTGGATTTATAAGGTACAGTACCCATGGTGAAGCAGCGTTAGCTATTCAGATGGCCAATGGATTGGTTGTTCGCGGCAAACCAATCAAG TGCTCATGGGGCAACAAACCAACCCCGCCCGGGACATCTTCTAAGCCGCTGCCGCCCCCGATTGCTTCATATCAACCCGTAGCAATGGCTGGTGTGCCGCAAGGCTTCACAGCAGCCGAACTTCTAGCCTATCAGAGGCAGCTTGCCTTGAGCCAGGCGGCGGCAGGGCAGATTGCTGGCCAGCACGGCCTCGCAGGCCAGGTATCCGCAGGGCTACTTGCTGCTGGCTCCCAGGCCCTGTACGACGGCTACCCGAACCAGACGTCGGCGCAGCAGCTCATGTACTACAACTAG